Proteins encoded by one window of Lathyrus oleraceus cultivar Zhongwan6 chromosome 1, CAAS_Psat_ZW6_1.0, whole genome shotgun sequence:
- the LOC127119225 gene encoding uncharacterized protein LOC127119225: MRRPGLKDDVAYSFFDPDISVLKDMIALITPDHVGLFREVYGGILKTVFRLMDRDRSAIHTLLQFYDPELRCFVFPDYVLGPMLEDYADILNIQIRDQVPFRVTKEEPDIGGISRAFYLSPEVVKGNLKEKGKLPGFHLSFLEAKAKEQSELGNWEAVCALVAASIYGIILFPNQKNFVDINAIRLFIRRNPIPTLIGDVYYSVHNRNEKRRGGLIRCCAQLLVKWFMGYLPSKGAFVLLGQNVNWATKLMGLRAKDIDWTHSSGVGQDFICSCRGFPNVPLIGVQGCINYNPTLLKRQMGFAMELPPYKSDVQESVYFPVEGNQDRVKQISDAWRSIQRKGKASWGRANNRSFPSFDDWLRKRVELTCLPFPMVDPWYPLVEETPSTVSMDEFLEMKRERDQLLAEKTELEMNVARVQRANQELKAKMEDQDKRHALNAKRFEMDTAYYGKVSQALASSAKEHDITKENLFRASKVIEDEKRRQILVRDQRDERARVLAAEWEAEKAKIRAERDH; this comes from the coding sequence ATGAGAAGACCCGGCTTGAAGGATGATGTtgcttacagtttctttgacccggatatcagtgtgctgaaggatatgatagcgTTGATcactcctgaccatgtggggttgtttcgtgaggtgtatgggggtattctgaagacAGTTTTCAGGCTCATGGATAGAGAcaggagtgccatccatactctaCTTCAGTTTTACGATCCTGAGCTGAGGTGTTTCGTCTTCCCAGATTACGTGCTAGGGCCGATGTTGGAAGATTATGCTGATATTTTGAATATCCAGATCAGGGATCAGGTTCCTTTCCGtgttactaaggaagaacctgatattggtgggatttcTCGTGCCTTCTATCTGAGTCCAGAGGTTGTGAAGGGTAATCTGAAGGAGAAGGGtaagttgcctggttttcatctgagtttcctagaggctaaggCTAAAGAGCAGTCAGAATTGGGGAATTGGGAAGCTGTCTGTGCTCTGGTTGCGgcgagcatttatgggatcattctgtttccgaaccagaagaactttgtggatatcaatgccatccgcttgtttattcgaaggaatcctatccctacattgattggagatgtctattattcggttcataaccggaatgagaagaggcgtgggggtcTGATTCGATGCTGTGCGCAGTTATTGGtcaagtggtttatgggttacttgccatccaagggtgcttttgttcttctgggtcagaatgttaattgggcgaccaaaCTGATGGGTTTGAGGGCTAAGGACATAGATTGGACTCACAGCAGCGGGGTTGGCCAAGATTTTATTTGCAGTTGcaggggttttcccaatgtgccacttataggggtgcagggttgcattaattataacccgacacttcttaagaggcagatgggattcgctatggagcttCCACCATACAAGAGTGATGTTCAGGAATCTgtgtacttcccggttgagggtaatcaggATAGGGTGAAGCAGATATCCGATGCATGGCGCAgtattcaaaggaaaggcaaggcTTCTTGGGGTAGGGCTAACAACAGATCTTTTCCCTCATTcgatgattggctcagaaagagaGTGGAActtacttgtctaccgtttcctatggtCGATCCGTGGTATCCGTTGGTTGAGGAGACTCCTTCTACTGTCAGTATGGATGAGTTCTTAGAGATGAAGCGGGAACGAGATCAGCTGCTTGCAGAGAAGACGGAATTGGAGATGAatgttgctcgggttcagagaGCCAATCAGGAGCTCAAAGcaaagatggaagatcaagacaagcggcATGCCCTGAATGCAAAGCGCTTCGAGATGGATACcgcctactatgggaaggttagtcaggctttggcatcttcgGCAAAGGAGCATGATATCACTAAGGAGAACCTGTTCAGAGCATCAAAGGTGATagaagatgagaagaggaggcaaatcctagtcagggatcagagggatgagagagccagagtcctcgctgcagagtgggaggcggagaaagcaaagatcagggccgagagagatcattaa